In Paenibacillus sp. G2S3, a single window of DNA contains:
- the rpoE gene encoding DNA-directed RNA polymerase subunit delta, producing the protein MSTPLNLKLDPEKVKEMPMVDLAFLVLKAANTPYYYRDLMVEVAKLRGMTDQQSQDTIAQLYTEINIDGRFACVGTNLWGLKRWYPLERSDDPVGNTKRVRIINDEDDDLEDDDFAEEEENYAAEEEDFDAIDEDRDDLYSDDDSEEEVDEDVVIDEDDIDEDDSDEDDAEDDSDEDDAEADK; encoded by the coding sequence GTGAGTACGCCACTCAATTTAAAGCTAGACCCTGAGAAAGTTAAAGAAATGCCGATGGTGGATTTGGCTTTTCTAGTCCTTAAGGCAGCCAATACACCGTATTATTACCGTGATCTGATGGTCGAGGTAGCCAAGCTGCGCGGCATGACCGATCAACAAAGCCAAGATACTATTGCCCAGTTATATACCGAGATTAACATTGATGGGCGTTTTGCCTGTGTCGGAACCAACCTTTGGGGATTGAAACGCTGGTATCCTCTAGAGCGCTCTGATGATCCGGTTGGTAACACCAAACGCGTGCGTATCATCAACGATGAAGACGATGATTTGGAAGATGACGACTTTGCTGAAGAAGAAGAAAACTACGCTGCTGAAGAAGAGGATTTCGACGCTATCGACGAAGATCGCGACGACCTCTATTCCGACGACGACAGCGAAGAAGAAGTCGACGAAGATGTCGTGATCGATGAAGATGACATAGACGAAGATGACTCAGATGAAGACGATGCAGAAGATGACTCAGATGAAGACGATGCAGAAGCTGACAAGTAA
- a CDS encoding CTP synthase produces MTKYIFVTGGVVSSLGKGITAASLGRLLKNRGLKVTIQKFDPYLNVDPGTMSPYQHGEVFVTDDGAETDLDLGHYERFIDINLSKNNNVTTGKIYSSVISKERRGEYLGGTVQVIPHITNEIKERVFRAGRETNSDVVITEIGGTVGDIESLPFLEAIRQIKSDIGRENVMYIHVTLIPYIKAAGEVKTKPTQHSVKELRSIGIQPNVIVCRTEYELSADMKAKIALFCDIDANAVVECRDASTLYEVPLNLRDEGLDEIVVNHLKLTTPAPDMREWESMLERIQKLEKTVEIAIVGKYVALHDAYLSVVESLSHAGFAANAEVKIRWVNAEEITDENVDEMLRGIGGILVPGGFGDRGIEGKISAIRYAREKLIPFFGICLGMQVSVIEYARSVLGLQGANSSEIDPNTPYPLIDLLPEQKDIEDMGGTMRLGLYPCKIAEGSLAMSCYDDELVYERHRHRYEFNNTYRDEIEKAGLVISGTSPDGRLVEIVELPGHPWFLSVQFHPEFTSRPNRPQPLFRDFVKASLTHSEQQ; encoded by the coding sequence GTGACAAAGTATATTTTTGTAACGGGTGGCGTTGTGTCTTCCCTGGGCAAGGGCATTACCGCCGCTTCGCTGGGCAGGCTGCTCAAAAACAGAGGTCTAAAGGTAACGATTCAGAAATTTGATCCGTATCTTAACGTAGACCCTGGAACGATGAGTCCTTATCAGCACGGTGAGGTATTCGTAACCGATGACGGTGCGGAGACTGACCTTGACCTTGGACACTATGAACGGTTTATTGATATTAATCTGTCAAAGAACAACAATGTGACGACAGGTAAGATCTATTCATCCGTAATCAGCAAGGAACGTCGAGGAGAGTATTTGGGCGGAACTGTACAAGTTATCCCACACATTACGAATGAGATCAAAGAACGCGTGTTCCGTGCAGGTCGCGAGACCAACTCTGATGTTGTAATCACAGAGATTGGTGGAACCGTAGGTGATATTGAAAGTCTTCCGTTCCTGGAAGCTATTCGCCAGATCAAGAGTGATATTGGACGTGAAAACGTGATGTATATCCACGTAACCTTGATTCCTTATATCAAGGCTGCTGGAGAAGTGAAGACAAAGCCGACACAACACAGTGTTAAAGAGCTGCGCAGTATCGGTATTCAACCGAATGTCATCGTGTGCCGTACGGAATATGAGCTTTCCGCAGATATGAAAGCGAAGATCGCACTCTTTTGCGATATTGATGCTAATGCTGTTGTGGAATGCCGCGATGCTTCAACGTTGTATGAAGTTCCATTGAATCTTCGTGATGAAGGATTGGACGAGATTGTTGTTAATCATTTGAAGCTTACAACACCTGCACCAGATATGCGTGAATGGGAAAGTATGCTTGAACGGATTCAGAAGCTTGAAAAAACAGTGGAAATTGCGATTGTTGGTAAGTACGTAGCCCTGCATGACGCTTATTTGAGCGTTGTTGAATCACTTTCACACGCAGGCTTTGCTGCTAATGCAGAGGTTAAGATTCGCTGGGTGAATGCAGAGGAAATTACGGATGAGAACGTGGATGAAATGCTGCGTGGTATTGGTGGTATTCTTGTTCCTGGTGGCTTCGGTGATCGGGGAATTGAAGGTAAAATCTCCGCGATTCGTTATGCCCGTGAGAAATTGATACCTTTCTTCGGAATTTGCCTAGGTATGCAAGTTTCCGTAATCGAATATGCTCGCTCTGTTTTAGGTCTACAAGGTGCGAATAGCTCCGAAATTGATCCGAACACACCATATCCACTGATCGATCTGCTTCCTGAGCAGAAGGATATTGAAGATATGGGCGGTACTATGCGTCTTGGTTTGTACCCTTGTAAGATTGCTGAGGGTTCCCTGGCAATGTCTTGTTACGATGATGAACTGGTATACGAGCGTCACCGTCACCGGTATGAGTTCAACAATACCTACCGTGATGAGATTGAAAAAGCAGGTCTGGTTATTTCCGGAACCTCTCCAGATGGCCGTTTAGTTGAGATCGTAGAGCTTCCGGGACATCCTTGGTTCTTGTCGGTTCAATTCCATCCGGAATTTACTTCACGTCCGAACCGTCCACAACCGTTGTTCCGTGATTTCGTCAAAGCTTCTTTGACTCATTCCGAACAGCAATAA
- a CDS encoding response regulator, giving the protein MEKKKVLIVDDQNGIRILLMEVFNSEGYTTFQAANGKLALDIVRSESPDLVLLDMKIPGMDGLEILKHLKELNPSIKVIMMTAYGELDMIKEATKLGALMHFTKPFDIDEMRVAVNMHLNNKSVDQCS; this is encoded by the coding sequence ATGGAAAAAAAGAAAGTGTTAATTGTCGATGATCAGAATGGGATTCGGATTCTTCTTATGGAAGTGTTCAATAGCGAAGGATATACGACATTTCAAGCAGCTAACGGAAAATTGGCCTTAGACATTGTTCGCAGCGAGTCTCCTGACTTGGTTCTGCTCGATATGAAAATACCGGGAATGGATGGACTTGAGATTTTGAAGCATCTGAAGGAGCTAAATCCGTCCATTAAGGTCATAATGATGACCGCTTATGGGGAGCTGGATATGATTAAGGAAGCAACCAAGCTGGGCGCATTGATGCATTTCACAAAGCCATTTGACATCGATGAAATGCGAGTAGCGGTCAATATGCATCTTAATAATAAGTCTGTAGATCAATGCAGTTAA
- the fba gene encoding class II fructose-1,6-bisphosphate aldolase yields the protein MPLVSMTDMLNKALEGKYAVGQYNINNLEWTQAILGAAEQEKSPVILGVSEGAARHMGGFTTVVKMVEGLIIDMNITVPVAIHLDHGSSFDKCKAAIDAGFTSVMIDGSHHPIDENIDMTKKVVEYAHAKGVSVEAEVGTVGGQEDDVIGGIMYAKLDECVRIVKETGIDTLAPALGSVHGPYHGEPNLGFKEMEEIRDATNIPMVLHGGTGIPEHDIKKAISLGTSKINVNTENQIVFAKVVREVLAAKPDAYDPRTFIVPGRDAIKETVIGKIREFGSNNKA from the coding sequence ATGCCATTAGTATCTATGACAGACATGTTGAACAAAGCACTTGAAGGAAAATACGCAGTAGGTCAGTACAACATTAACAACTTGGAGTGGACACAAGCTATTCTTGGTGCCGCTGAACAAGAAAAATCACCAGTAATCCTTGGTGTATCCGAAGGCGCAGCACGTCACATGGGCGGCTTCACTACTGTTGTTAAGATGGTAGAAGGTCTAATTATCGATATGAATATCACAGTTCCTGTAGCTATCCACCTTGACCATGGATCTAGCTTTGATAAATGTAAGGCAGCAATTGATGCTGGATTTACATCCGTAATGATCGACGGTTCCCACCACCCAATCGATGAGAACATTGATATGACTAAAAAAGTCGTTGAATATGCTCACGCTAAAGGTGTTTCTGTAGAAGCAGAAGTAGGTACTGTTGGTGGACAAGAAGACGACGTTATCGGCGGCATCATGTATGCTAAGCTGGATGAGTGCGTACGTATTGTCAAAGAAACAGGTATCGACACATTGGCTCCTGCACTAGGTTCCGTTCATGGACCTTACCATGGCGAGCCTAACCTCGGATTTAAAGAAATGGAAGAAATCCGTGACGCTACTAACATCCCAATGGTTCTTCATGGTGGTACAGGTATTCCTGAACATGACATCAAGAAAGCTATCTCCTTGGGTACTTCCAAAATCAACGTAAACACTGAGAACCAAATCGTGTTCGCAAAAGTTGTTCGCGAAGTTTTAGCTGCTAAACCTGATGCTTACGATCCACGTACATTCATCGTACCAGGTCGCGATGCGATCAAAGAAACCGTTATCGGTAAAATCCGCGAGTTTGGATCCAACAACAAAGCCTAA
- a CDS encoding UDP-N-acetylglucosamine 1-carboxyvinyltransferase: MEKLMIGGGRPLEGVVTISGAKNSAIALIPAAILAESEVVLDNLPSLSDVAVYSEILQELGANVSWSGNQMKIDPSRIVSIPMPNGPVKKLRASYYMMGALLGRFKEATIGLPGGCNFEPRPIDQHIKGFEALGATVTNEHGSIHLYAKELRGAKIYLDVSSVGATINIMLAASRAKGSTIIENAAKEPEIIDVATLLNSMGAVIKGAGTETIRIEGVSEMHGCRHSIIPDRIQAGTYMIAAAATRGNVLIDNVIPKHLEALTAKLLEMGVDIEELDESIRVIGRAKYEHADVKALTYPGFPTDLQSPMTSMLTQAEGVSVLSDFVYSNRFKHVPELVRMGAKIRVEGRSAIIEGSKLNAAKVKATDLRAGAALVIAGLTVGDGITEVTGVEYIDRGYDNLVSNLRQLGAHVWRENE, translated from the coding sequence ATGGAAAAATTAATGATTGGCGGTGGACGTCCGCTAGAGGGCGTTGTAACCATCAGTGGAGCAAAGAATAGTGCTATTGCACTTATTCCTGCGGCGATTTTGGCCGAATCTGAAGTTGTTCTTGATAATTTACCGTCCCTTAGTGATGTAGCCGTTTACTCCGAAATCTTGCAAGAGCTTGGCGCAAATGTATCTTGGTCAGGCAACCAGATGAAAATTGATCCTTCGCGTATTGTATCTATACCTATGCCTAATGGTCCGGTTAAGAAACTTCGAGCTTCATATTATATGATGGGAGCTCTACTTGGAAGATTCAAAGAAGCGACAATAGGTCTTCCCGGTGGTTGTAATTTCGAACCTCGTCCAATCGATCAGCATATCAAGGGATTTGAGGCACTGGGAGCAACAGTTACCAACGAACATGGTTCTATCCACTTATATGCTAAAGAGCTACGCGGTGCGAAGATTTATTTAGACGTATCAAGCGTAGGTGCCACTATTAACATCATGCTGGCGGCTTCACGTGCCAAAGGCTCCACAATTATTGAAAATGCGGCTAAAGAGCCTGAGATTATAGATGTAGCAACCCTATTGAACTCTATGGGCGCTGTTATTAAAGGCGCTGGTACAGAAACCATCCGAATTGAAGGGGTTTCAGAGATGCACGGTTGCCGTCACTCTATTATTCCCGATCGGATTCAAGCAGGAACTTATATGATTGCCGCTGCGGCTACGCGTGGTAATGTGTTGATAGATAACGTTATTCCTAAGCACTTGGAAGCTTTAACGGCCAAGCTTTTAGAGATGGGCGTTGATATTGAAGAGTTGGATGAGAGTATTCGTGTTATAGGTAGAGCTAAATATGAGCACGCAGATGTCAAAGCGCTGACCTATCCTGGCTTTCCTACAGATTTACAATCTCCCATGACAAGTATGTTGACGCAGGCGGAAGGTGTTAGTGTACTTAGCGATTTCGTCTACAGCAACCGCTTTAAGCATGTGCCAGAATTGGTACGAATGGGCGCGAAAATTCGCGTTGAAGGCCGTTCTGCAATTATTGAGGGTAGTAAGCTTAACGCTGCAAAAGTGAAAGCAACCGATTTACGGGCAGGTGCTGCTCTTGTCATTGCTGGGTTGACGGTAGGGGATGGAATCACCGAGGTGACCGGCGTAGAATATATTGACCGTGGTTATGATAATTTAGTGAGCAACCTTCGACAACTTGGTGCTCATGTTTGGCGTGAGAACGAATAA
- the rho gene encoding transcription termination factor Rho yields MDLQISDLEEMKLTELYKLAKKYQIPYYGQLKKRELIFAILRAQAEQSGLMFMEGVLEILPEGYGFLRPINYLPSAEDIYISASQIRKFDLRSGDLVSGKCRTPKENERYFGLLQVNAVNGENPASAAERLHFPALTPLYPQDKLPLETSPTHLSTRIMDLLAPVGLGQRGLIVAPPKAGKTLLLKEIANSISTNNPEIELFVLLIDERPEEVTDMQRSVKGEVVASTFDELPENHIKVAELVLQRALRLVEHKKDVVILLDSITRLARAYNLVVPPSGRTLSGGIDPAAFHRPKRFFGSARNVEEGGSLTILATALIDTGSRMDDIIYEEFKGTGNMELHLDRKLAERRIFPAIDIRRSGTRREEVLLSKEELDTIWAIRKNMNESYDFVEGFIKKLRDTKTNAEFLASFDVAGAKQSPNGTASSGGTSNSGTAARRTTRAKTSSVPTT; encoded by the coding sequence ATGGATCTTCAAATTTCCGATTTGGAAGAAATGAAGCTGACCGAGTTGTATAAGCTGGCTAAGAAATACCAGATCCCTTATTACGGACAGCTGAAGAAACGGGAACTGATCTTTGCGATCCTTCGGGCACAGGCAGAGCAAAGCGGTCTTATGTTTATGGAAGGCGTACTGGAAATTCTGCCCGAGGGCTATGGATTTCTAAGACCGATTAACTATTTGCCCAGCGCTGAAGATATTTATATCTCAGCCTCACAAATTCGGAAGTTTGATCTCAGAAGCGGAGATCTTGTGTCTGGGAAATGCCGGACGCCGAAAGAAAATGAACGATATTTTGGCCTGCTTCAAGTCAATGCCGTTAATGGGGAGAACCCTGCTAGCGCAGCGGAGCGACTTCATTTTCCAGCATTAACACCACTTTATCCGCAAGACAAGCTACCGCTTGAAACATCCCCTACTCATTTGTCTACCCGAATAATGGATTTGCTCGCTCCTGTAGGTTTGGGGCAGCGGGGTTTGATTGTAGCACCTCCTAAAGCAGGAAAAACGCTCCTCTTGAAAGAAATTGCCAATAGTATTTCCACTAATAATCCTGAGATTGAGCTCTTTGTATTGCTAATAGATGAACGTCCTGAAGAAGTAACTGATATGCAGCGTTCTGTAAAAGGCGAAGTGGTTGCATCGACGTTTGATGAGCTTCCAGAGAATCATATTAAAGTGGCCGAACTTGTGTTGCAAAGGGCTCTTCGTTTAGTTGAGCACAAGAAGGATGTAGTTATTCTTTTAGATAGCATTACGCGTCTGGCACGTGCGTATAACCTTGTGGTTCCCCCGTCTGGGCGCACACTTAGTGGAGGGATTGACCCAGCAGCCTTTCATCGGCCGAAGCGGTTTTTTGGCTCTGCACGGAATGTAGAAGAGGGTGGCTCACTGACTATTCTAGCAACTGCTTTAATTGATACAGGATCACGTATGGATGATATTATTTATGAAGAGTTTAAAGGTACCGGTAATATGGAGCTTCATTTGGATCGTAAATTGGCGGAACGCCGTATATTCCCTGCCATTGATATTCGTCGTTCAGGTACACGTCGTGAAGAAGTGCTCTTGAGTAAAGAAGAGCTCGATACGATCTGGGCGATTCGCAAAAACATGAATGAATCCTACGATTTTGTGGAGGGATTCATTAAAAAGCTGCGTGATACAAAGACTAATGCTGAATTCTTAGCATCATTTGACGTTGCGGGAGCTAAACAATCGCCAAATGGAACTGCAAGTAGCGGAGGAACTTCCAATAGTGGTACGGCTGCTCGGCGCACGACACGGGCGAAGACTTCTTCAGTACCTACAACTTGA
- a CDS encoding radical SAM protein, giving the protein MYLVYADGQGNVYDHPELYGLARSGDMIVEMLEEELIPLPEGATLVGLPSTRAVGMDPETGEMMSLPDGSQAVGALLPQGYTRLCLPGYVKTDKSYKLPLFGYSAVVWKDGGFYVAADPTDNPEKWNPLNCDKQDLEVSVGELTAKYPDNRLYEHLSNCALGYECLTSSNTFLGRWEGGVPVSYSCNAGCFGCISEQPDDSGFVSPQTRMNFRPTVNEISQVMLEHLKTPESIISFGQGCEGEPSTQAKLIIEAIREVRSITDMGYININTNAGLSDHIRGIVDAGLDLMRVSTISALDDHYNAYYKPRGYTLANVEKSLKYAASQGVYTSINYLIFPGVTDREEEIEAMVEFVRRTDLKLIQMRNLNIDPESYLELIPPAKGEILGMKTMLEIFRDELPDVVIGSYTHVPPANMARVKQRQLNI; this is encoded by the coding sequence ATGTATTTGGTATATGCCGACGGGCAAGGAAACGTATATGATCATCCTGAACTGTACGGGCTAGCCCGTAGTGGGGATATGATCGTTGAAATGCTGGAGGAAGAGTTAATTCCGCTGCCTGAGGGTGCTACTCTTGTGGGCTTGCCTAGTACGCGGGCGGTGGGCATGGATCCTGAGACCGGCGAAATGATGTCACTGCCAGATGGCTCACAGGCTGTAGGGGCTCTGTTACCTCAGGGCTATACTCGTCTGTGTCTTCCTGGTTATGTGAAGACAGACAAGTCTTATAAGCTTCCTCTTTTTGGGTATTCGGCTGTAGTGTGGAAGGATGGAGGGTTCTATGTAGCGGCGGACCCAACCGATAATCCGGAGAAATGGAACCCACTGAACTGTGATAAACAGGATCTTGAGGTTAGCGTTGGTGAATTGACTGCCAAATATCCTGATAACCGTCTCTATGAGCATCTTTCTAACTGTGCGCTTGGTTATGAATGCCTGACTTCCTCCAACACCTTCTTAGGGCGTTGGGAGGGCGGTGTACCTGTCTCTTATTCATGTAATGCTGGATGTTTTGGCTGTATTTCTGAGCAACCTGATGATAGTGGTTTTGTGTCTCCGCAGACTCGGATGAATTTCCGGCCAACGGTCAACGAAATTTCACAAGTTATGCTGGAGCACTTGAAGACGCCTGAATCGATTATCAGTTTTGGACAAGGCTGTGAAGGTGAGCCTTCTACGCAGGCAAAACTTATTATAGAAGCAATCCGTGAAGTGCGCTCGATTACTGACATGGGCTACATTAATATCAACACCAATGCTGGTTTAAGCGATCATATTCGTGGAATCGTCGATGCTGGGCTGGATTTGATGCGTGTCAGCACGATTAGTGCTCTAGATGATCATTACAATGCTTATTACAAACCACGTGGCTACACATTGGCTAATGTAGAGAAGTCTTTGAAGTATGCTGCCTCGCAGGGTGTTTACACCTCGATTAACTATCTGATATTCCCTGGAGTAACTGATCGCGAAGAAGAGATTGAGGCGATGGTGGAGTTTGTAAGACGAACGGATCTGAAACTTATTCAGATGCGTAATCTTAATATTGATCCTGAGAGTTATCTGGAGTTAATTCCTCCTGCTAAGGGTGAAATTCTCGGCATGAAGACTATGCTGGAAATTTTCCGGGACGAATTGCCGGATGTTGTTATTGGTTCTTACACGCATGTGCCACCAGCAAATATGGCTCGGGTAAAGCAACGCCAACTCAACATTTAA
- the rpmE gene encoding 50S ribosomal protein L31 — protein sequence MQAAIQPKYNLTKVTCACGNSFEAGSVKQELRVEICSNCHPFFTGKQKFLDAGGRVDKFKKKYGI from the coding sequence ATGCAAGCAGCAATTCAACCAAAGTATAACTTAACTAAGGTAACCTGCGCGTGTGGCAACTCTTTCGAAGCTGGCTCTGTTAAACAAGAGCTTCGTGTTGAGATTTGCTCCAACTGCCATCCTTTCTTCACTGGCAAGCAGAAGTTCCTGGATGCCGGCGGTCGCGTTGATAAATTCAAGAAGAAATACGGTATCTAA
- the dnaX gene encoding DNA polymerase III subunit gamma/tau — translation MEHIALYRAWRPQSFQDMVGQQHIIQTLQNAIREQRVSHAYLFSGPRGTGKTSAAKVLAKAVNCERGPGPEPCNECPSCLRITAGNVMDVQEIDAASNRGVEEIRDLRDKVKYAPTEVRRKVYIIDEVHMLTTEAFNALLKTLEEPPSHAMFILATTEPHKLPATIISRCQRFDFRRVALEEQTAHLNAICEKEGITADVNALQYIARLSDGGMRDAVSLLDQISSFTDGKVTYEQVLGMTGGIPSEQFARLATAILEGDMGLLLELVEQLMHEGKSADKCLENLMYYFRDLLMIKMVPGADQLTERVLNPAEFKDMATAFSRDRLFQIVDTLNKYLGEMKYATHPQTLFEVALMKLCSLQQEESETASVASLGALQSGSGVNTPAVNSGELDVLKRQIAALEKKLEQALQSGNISGGGRDGASSAKSNPAPSSAPRISATSKMPPNVDKFIAGKDSPDFGAIYKQWSLVLQGVKEEKVTVHAWFVDGEPVSIMDDAVLVAFKNTIHRDTTEKPANRQVIENVFAARLGKPYRLVTIMQRDWNEAAQKSVGQPSKEELRLEHEHDTADAKSEPWIDEAIQLFGEDLVVIKE, via the coding sequence GTGGAACATATCGCGCTGTACCGTGCTTGGCGGCCGCAGTCGTTTCAAGACATGGTTGGACAACAGCACATTATCCAAACGCTGCAGAACGCAATTCGTGAACAGCGGGTTTCGCATGCCTATCTGTTCAGTGGTCCGCGGGGAACTGGTAAGACAAGTGCTGCTAAAGTCTTAGCGAAAGCGGTCAATTGTGAACGTGGGCCAGGTCCGGAGCCTTGCAACGAGTGTCCTTCCTGCTTGCGAATCACTGCGGGTAATGTGATGGATGTGCAGGAAATAGACGCGGCATCCAATCGGGGCGTAGAAGAGATTCGCGACCTTCGGGATAAGGTGAAATATGCACCTACCGAGGTGCGCCGTAAAGTGTATATTATTGATGAAGTGCATATGCTGACAACAGAAGCATTTAATGCGCTATTAAAGACGTTGGAAGAACCACCGTCACATGCAATGTTCATCCTTGCGACTACGGAACCTCATAAATTGCCAGCGACGATCATCTCTCGTTGTCAGCGTTTTGACTTCCGCAGAGTAGCTTTGGAAGAGCAGACAGCACATCTAAACGCTATCTGTGAGAAGGAAGGGATTACAGCCGATGTTAACGCATTGCAGTATATTGCCCGTCTTTCTGATGGGGGTATGCGTGATGCAGTGAGTTTGCTGGATCAGATTTCATCTTTTACAGATGGCAAAGTTACGTACGAACAAGTGCTAGGGATGACCGGAGGGATACCCTCTGAGCAATTTGCACGTCTTGCCACTGCTATTTTGGAAGGGGATATGGGTCTTCTTCTGGAGCTTGTTGAGCAGCTTATGCATGAAGGTAAGAGTGCTGATAAATGCCTAGAGAATCTTATGTATTATTTCCGTGATTTATTGATGATTAAGATGGTACCCGGGGCCGATCAACTGACGGAGCGAGTGCTTAATCCTGCCGAGTTTAAAGATATGGCCACTGCATTTTCTAGGGATCGTCTGTTTCAAATCGTAGATACACTTAATAAGTACCTGGGTGAAATGAAGTATGCTACTCATCCGCAGACGTTATTTGAAGTCGCGTTGATGAAGCTTTGTAGCTTGCAGCAAGAGGAAAGTGAGACCGCATCTGTTGCGTCGTTAGGTGCATTGCAGTCTGGATCAGGGGTGAATACTCCTGCAGTCAACTCTGGTGAACTGGATGTGCTCAAGAGACAGATTGCTGCGCTGGAGAAAAAGCTGGAACAGGCGTTGCAGTCCGGCAACATTTCCGGAGGTGGGCGAGATGGCGCCTCTTCTGCGAAATCGAATCCGGCCCCAAGTTCTGCGCCAAGAATCTCCGCAACCTCCAAAATGCCTCCAAATGTAGATAAGTTTATTGCTGGTAAGGATAGTCCTGATTTTGGAGCTATCTACAAACAGTGGAGTCTTGTCTTGCAAGGGGTAAAAGAGGAAAAGGTAACGGTTCACGCGTGGTTTGTAGACGGTGAGCCTGTATCCATAATGGACGACGCGGTGCTTGTTGCATTCAAGAACACGATTCATCGCGATACAACGGAGAAGCCAGCAAACAGACAGGTCATTGAGAATGTGTTTGCAGCACGTCTTGGTAAGCCCTATAGATTGGTGACTATCATGCAGCGCGATTGGAACGAAGCCGCTCAGAAGTCGGTGGGACAGCCTAGCAAAGAAGAATTGCGGCTAGAGCATGAACATGACACTGCGGATGCGAAATCTGAACCTTGGATTGATGAGGCTATCCAGCTTTTTGGAGAAGACCTTGTTGTCATAAAAGAGTAA
- a CDS encoding YbaB/EbfC family nucleoid-associated protein has translation MNNMNQMMKQVKKMQEQMLKAQEELGGKVIEGSSGGGVVTVQVNGHKKLLSIQIKPEAVDPEDVEMLQDLVITAVNDALTQAEELANNDMGKFTGGMKIPGLF, from the coding sequence ATGAATAATATGAACCAAATGATGAAGCAAGTTAAGAAAATGCAGGAGCAAATGCTTAAAGCTCAAGAAGAGCTAGGTGGCAAAGTTATTGAGGGCTCATCTGGTGGCGGTGTAGTTACTGTTCAAGTCAATGGTCACAAAAAGTTGCTTTCTATTCAAATTAAGCCAGAAGCCGTTGATCCGGAAGATGTTGAAATGCTGCAGGATTTAGTGATTACTGCGGTTAATGATGCTTTAACTCAAGCTGAAGAGCTTGCGAACAATGATATGGGTAAATTTACTGGTGGAATGAAGATCCCAGGTTTGTTCTAA
- the recR gene encoding recombination mediator RecR, producing the protein MYYPEPLAKLIDAFTRLPGIGPKTAARLAFHVLNMKEDDVIDFAKALVSVKRNLHYCSVCCNITDTDPCKICQDKTRDPSVICVIQDSKDLVAIERTKEFNGYYHVLQGAISPMEGIGPDDIRLKELLTRLSDERVSELIMATNPNIEGEATAMYISRLVRPFEIKITRIAHGLPVGGDLEYADEVTLSKALEGRRELF; encoded by the coding sequence TTGTATTATCCCGAACCGCTAGCCAAGCTGATCGATGCTTTTACGCGTTTGCCCGGGATTGGGCCGAAGACAGCCGCCCGGTTAGCTTTTCATGTGCTTAACATGAAAGAGGATGACGTCATTGATTTTGCTAAAGCGCTAGTAAGCGTCAAACGTAATCTTCATTATTGCTCCGTCTGCTGTAATATTACGGATACGGACCCGTGTAAGATATGTCAGGACAAAACTAGAGATCCTTCAGTAATTTGTGTAATCCAAGACTCCAAGGATTTGGTGGCAATAGAACGAACCAAAGAGTTTAATGGGTATTATCACGTTCTTCAGGGTGCGATTTCTCCTATGGAAGGTATAGGCCCTGATGATATTCGCTTGAAGGAATTATTGACTCGTTTGAGTGATGAAAGAGTAAGTGAGCTTATCATGGCGACCAACCCCAACATTGAGGGTGAGGCAACGGCGATGTATATTTCTCGTCTAGTTCGGCCATTTGAGATTAAAATCACCAGAATAGCCCATGGCTTGCCTGTTGGTGGCGATCTTGAATATGCCGACGAGGTTACCTTGTCCAAAGCGTTGGAAGGCCGTCGTGAGCTATTCTAG
- a CDS encoding DUF2508 family protein, with the protein MGWWSSLWQGADEEQGRKDAEGWETLLEVRKAQSEWERAYLMFDEALGQDQIDYAIYILEAAERKYQIHLKHAKSMGLNSSQM; encoded by the coding sequence ATGGGATGGTGGAGCTCATTGTGGCAGGGAGCAGATGAAGAACAGGGTAGAAAAGATGCGGAAGGCTGGGAAACGTTATTGGAGGTTCGTAAGGCGCAATCTGAGTGGGAGAGAGCGTACCTAATGTTTGATGAGGCATTGGGTCAAGATCAAATTGATTACGCTATTTATATTCTGGAGGCAGCAGAGCGCAAATATCAGATACATCTCAAGCATGCAAAAAGCATGGGGTTAAATAGCAGTCAGATGTAG